The genomic stretch ATCTATATCCTTAACTCTGCTTTGAGTTTGAAAATGGTTGCTTGCAGTACTAGGAAAAGGAAACACTCTACAGAACCATGGGCACAAGCAAGGAAACTTCAGATAGTTACATCAGAAGGCTGATGGCAGTAGAATTGATGAGAATGGGCAGAGACAAACTCTGAATGGAGAGGAGCATGCGTGCTAGTGAACTGCATAGCAcatatagaataaagaaaaaaaggtgggTTGAAAGGACTCTGACCTTTCTGTTTTCAGTACCTGGAACCGAAGCTAGGCACTGAATTTGCATAAATTTAAATCTCATGATTAGCAAATGCTCTATAATTGAGTTAGATCCTGAGCATGCATTTTGTTTTCATGGGATGAGTTCTCAGTAAATTAGAGAGGCTGGCTTCACTCTGGATCTCAGCCTCTGTGAAGCCATCACTACAAGTCTCTGTCTAccagtattttttgtttgtttggttgactagctggtttggtttttggtttggagGTCTACATGACAACTGCCATATCTAAGAGAAAAGCATCAAAGGTAAAGGTGAAGCAGTGTAAGTTCAGCTCTAGGAAGGTTAAACTGACCAGCCAAGTGGGATAAACTGAAATACAAACTGATGCTCAGGGAAAAGATTAAGACTAGAGATTACAAAATTGGTTGACACTTCAATATAGGGATTTCTAATTTGCTAAGTATCTTCCAGCAAGTTTCAAATGAGACTCTTACCTACCAGATTTGTcccagcaataaataaataattaaagtcaTGCCTTGAAACTGCTTAACTTgttgttttaaaagaaacatagagcatgcaacatacaaaacaaatgtgaaaaaagaaaactggatgaTATAAGCAAACTCAAAAATCCAGGAAGGCCAGAATGAAGATTTAAAACCAAGATCAATTTACACAGAAACAAAAGTAAAGTACAAGACTTGAGGGTTAAAGATGGGAGTCAGGGGCCAGTCAGTCTAACAAAGGGTCAACCTGTTATAGCACAGCTCACAAAAAAGTACTCTGAAAGAGGAATGTCACTGGAAGTACAAATGGTGCCTGAAAGGGCACTAAACAAAGTCAGACAGATACAACTCTGGAGAACTTAACACAAGCAGAAAGAGTACCTGTTTTCAAGGATCTGAAGAGCTAGCAcatagaaataaaagtaaatgacCGTACCTGCTGGGGAGTACAGAGTAGATTAACCTGGTGTGTTTCAATAAGTTAATGAGCTCCAAAATGAAAAATGCCCCCCCCATGGATAAGTCCTCCTAAAAAGGAGGGATTTGAAACATGCATGTAAAATATTCCACTCATGTATTAGAGACTTTGTCCCGGAAGTCTAGAAACACTTCCTCTAAGATCTGACATGCTGTTGTCACCTCCAACAACCCCCTACCTCCAACCTTGGGTATATCACAGGCTCCTTTGGCCCTCTAGATTTTCTAAAAGCCATGTATTCCCAATATTTAGCTGAGAGATGCTAAGAAATATATCATATGAAATAGTATTGAGAAGGAATTCCAACACACCACAAAGAGGGACAACTTGTTTTCTGATAAGGTAATTCACATATAAACCAAAGGTACTCTCACTGTTAGGCATTATCACTTTTCTGTGTTTATACCTGGCTTCATCAATTCTGAGGAGACATCAAAAGGGTCCCGGTAAAGGAAAAGCTTCTCGCCTTCTCCAACAGGTGGAGCTGTCTTTCCAGGAACATAGAACATCAGCGGTACACGGGTAGTCACATCAAAGTTGCTGTATTTGGCCCATTCTCCGTGTTCACCTAGGGCCCATCCTGGGCCATAAAAAGCACACaattgaagaaaatgaatattatGGTTTGTTTACTTTAATTACCATTTCATTTCTCAGTATAAAGACCAGGGGACACCAAAGTTCATAACTTAAGGAATCTCTCTAGAATTATAATATTCACATTTTATAAAATTCACAggtaattcacatacatgttgctTTAGTCAAAGGCAGACATctgtccagaaaaaaaagaaaccttcaaAAAGGAACAACCTTAAATTCCCAAACtatagtattttctttttaaaagtaatgagaaattcacacacacaataaattttATCTGTTTCAAGAGGCTCCAAATAACCACACCTCCCTTGCCAAGATAGAAATCTTCCCATACTTTAGTATCTATTGAACACAAACTCTACCACTCAGCTGCATTGAGAAACTCATCCTGGATGATAGAGACCTGAAATCTAGCCATTCCACTAACCTACCCTCTGACTATCTCTTTACTATAACATGGACCTCAGGTTCTTAATGAGGCTGTATAACTAAGTAACTGTACACACGATAAAGATATCTtggtcttttattatttattaatttatttatttaatgtgcattggtgttttgcctgcataaatGTTTGTGTGATGGTACAGGATTCTCTAGAACTGGAGCttcagacagttttgagctgacATGTGGATTCTAGGAagcctctggaggagcagtcagtgctcttaacaactgcgccatctccccagcccccatcttgattttttaaaagacatactGTATACATTCAGATGTGAGgcaaaaaataacacaaattttCACCTCTgactaagaaaaagaaatccttatCATACATTTAAAGTACCCATTCCAAAAGATAATGTGAATACTACAGTTTGGGAATCCCCAACTTGCTTACATATGAGCATGCTTTAAAGACAAAAGTGTGTGGCAAAGATTGTATGAGGAGAATTTCATGTTGTAAAAATAACCACAGATGCCAAAAGCTTATGTGACCAAAGGGAAGAGCCAGCATACACCTGTACATTATTTAACACAATCACACTTGCTGACTTTTGCTAGAGGAGGTTGCAGAGGCTAGCCTGCAACTTCCCTTCTTCAGTCTCCAGACAATGCTGGAGCTATAAATGACTGCTATAGACATTAAAAGTCATGAGGCTAGAaatacagctcagtgggtaacagtGCTTCTAGAGGATTAAAGTTTGGTTTCTAGTACCTATGTCAGGCAAatcacaactgcttgtaattcTAGCTGGTCTCCAGGGGCACTTGTACATATAGCAGACACTTATACAGaagtacacacataaataaaaataaaataaattggggctggagacatagctAGGAAGTTCAGagcacttcctcctcttccagaggacccaacttgaattcctagcacccatgtcaggcagttcACAATTGTCCATGGCTCCAGCACCAGAAGTTCTGGAGACCCCTACTATCATCTTGCAGGCACTgtattcatatacacacacaaacacacaaatatatacataatttaaaaacaataacacatttttaaaatgttaagagaGATAAAAACAAATCCTCTCTGACAAACAACTAAAATATGTAGCACCTGTCTCCATTTTCATGTATCCAAGATGGAGATCCAAGAACAACTAGTTGCCCCTATAGCTGCCCATGATCCTAGACTCAGAGCACTGCTGTTTTACATAAGAGGGAACCCCTATATACATGGAAATGTTTCAAAGGAAACTTAAATGCTCGATGTGCCAATGCACTAAAAAAGGCTTACCATGATCAGATGTGAAAGCAATAATTGTGTTGTTGGCTAGATGAAGATCATCCAAAGCACTCAAAAGATGCCCAACCTGAGTATCCAAATAGGACACAGAAGCAAAGTAGCTCTGGCGGATTTTACgctgcaaatgaaaaaaaaaatacaagaataaGAGCAATTTTAATTACCTTGGCATACAAAGAattctcccaatcccaacctctccATTGATTGATTCTTAGCCTAAACTTATCATTCCTTTTTCTACCTTCTGTAGCCCTTTTCCCCAAGAGGCCAGACTAACAATCTGTGGGATGAAACTGACATGTTTGAAATTTAATCAGCTTTTACTTTAGGACACAGGCCATGGAAAATGGATGACAGTTACTGTTCCTTTCTGTCTACTCTGCATATTCTGGATGGtctctagaaatgatcatctaaacagaaaattattcCTTAATCTTTGTATGCCCAGAGCTACACTTTCCCTGATGAGGGGTATGCCAACACTCAGCTCAATTCAAGCCACCTGGTGATCTGAAAAACTAGAAATGATTGTCTCCTAGCCACAGCTACCAGGAGTTCAATAACAAGGTTTGGGCAGGGCCATCTCTGAAGGTTCTAGAGGTACTTGTATTCCTTGGCTTGCAGTAGTCATTGTACTCTGTCTTCATCTTCTAATGCAGCTCTTCCTACATCAGTTTCTGTCACTATCCTACTTACTTGACCACTTTTTTATCAAGGCAACAGTCATGTTGTGTTAAGGACTTAATCAGTATGACTATAAGATGCGGGGCTGAAATTGACCAGGGAGCAGTAACTAAGTGGAAAATAGGAGAACCTTGTTATGCATAATGAAATAGAGGGAGGACAAAAAGGTCAGCAAGGAAGTCACATAGCTTATATCAGATTGGTAAAGAATGAGAAAGTAACACCAAGCTTCGAAAGTTAGAGACTTACAAGATAGATTTTGCCAACAAGGTCAGTGCCTGCTACAGTGAGAACTCTTAGTGATCAGGGGTGGCAGAAGTCCATGCAGAGAAAGATGTAGGACAAACAGACCAAAAAGATCATGAATGTAGCCAGAATAGGCCTGTCTTCACTACCTTCAAACAGTAGTTGAGAGAGCAGAGcatcaaagagaaagagaagaaaactggGCAGAGGTAAGAGATATGGTACAAAGGGACATGAGCAGACAAAGAGGCTGAAGAGAACATCAATAGGAAGAGACCTCACCAAACAAGCAAATAACTCACTTGGGCAGCTGAGGACCTCTGCTTAGTAGTGATAGAGGTTCTCTCCAGCAGCTCTCATGGCTGGACTATCTCATGATTAGGATACTGCAATTGGGACAATTGTGCAGAAGAGAACACAAGAATAAGGAGAGTCATGCCACGGGGCCTCCTTCCCCAAGACAGACTGGGAATAAGGGTAACAAGAATGTCAGGCAAGGGTACTGCAAGGGTTAGAGGTCATAGCCAGGCATGTGACCAAGCAGGTGTAGGCCTAAGCATAAAACTGAGAGgctaaaggaaggagaaaggtaaGTTTAGAAAAGATATCCAAAGCTGCTCCAACAGGCCAAGGAGCATAGCTCAGGTCCAAAGCGCATGACAGACATGGCCCTACACACAAGATTACCCAAGTGACGATATGGGCCATGCTGTCTGATGTGTCCAATACCTAGGAATATAAGGAAGGTATATAGGACTTGAAAGGAGTTCTTCCATGGAACTGACACTGACCCTGTGTACTTCCACAGATTCTCTACACTATTTCGTAAATCTTCAAGTCAATGTTCTcacagaaaactttttttttgtttgattaagGAAGTGAGGTCCAGTGACTTGACAGGAGCCATGCTGCTGGCACGAAGTAGAAAGTGAATTCAAAACTTTTCTGAATGGACAAAAGCAACCATGGAAGTGCTGCTGGCACGAAGTAGAAAGTGAATTCAAAACTTTTCTGAATGGACAAAAGCAACCATGGAAGTTTTAAAGTTATGTGTCCATGAGGCTGAACCAGCTCCACTTGGCACCAGCTCTGTGTCCCACCAAGTCACGCAGCAGTTTCCTTGTCTGAAAACAGTGAGGTTCTCATTCAGGTGGAACACTCAAATGCTTAGAGCTCTTGCTAGCACCCAATAGAGGAGCATTGTCACGGACTGTCTCTAATAAAATATTCAGGCACAGACCTAAAGCTGTTCAAACCATCTTGTTATCAGACTTGACAACACAGAACTAGGAAGCTATCTGGCAAATTGACACATGTGTTGTTTCAAAACCATCTCTACTTGCCATTTGGGAACATAGTTCAGTAGTAGGGTACTTCCTAGTGTATGTGAGGCCCTCAATTAAATCACTAGTActgcaaaaaactaaaaaagaaaaaaaaagaaaataggaaaagagaaagagaggatgtCCATATGCAGAGGTGGGCCAGAACTATATACTTTTAACAAGCACGCTTAGCAAATCTGATAAGACAGTCCAAGGAGCACAGTTTGAAAATGTTATCTTCCTTTACCCACTACCACCTGCTTCAGCATTTCCGTCCTaagacttcagaaaaaaaaatacagctccACATGTCTTTCTTAATCCCAGAAGAGAGGCTGAAGGATGAGGGGATGACTCAACCTAACCAAATGACTAACTTATAGGCTGCTCTACCTCCATACCAGAGCAGAGAGATACCAGACATCACAGCTGACAGCACTGGCCATGATAGCCACCTATGTCTGTATCAAGGCTCAGCTCACTCACTCACCCAATAATGGCAGGTGACAGTTTAGGCTTttccacagagaaacaaaagtaCCAGCAAACTAAACTGTGGCTTCTGCACAACTGCTGACACCCTATAATTAATGAAATGTGACCAATTAAACCCCCATGGGCTAGGGAGGTTCACAAACTACATCTAATCCCTGTGCCTGCTTCTAGCAAGTCTGGATGCTACCTTCTTAGGAAGCTAAGGTACTAGTAAAGAGGCTTGATCTGCACAGCACTTCTCATATAAATACCAATAGAAACCCactgccccccccacacacacacacaaaaattcacaaggaagggttttgtttgttagGGGTTTTTGAAACAAGATTTTACTATTTAGcgcagactgaccttgaactcattatttAAACAGGTTACCCTTGAACTCAAAAGTAGCCTCACCAATGTTATCACACCATTAGTGCTTGATAAATCCTCCAAGTATACCACTGGTACCTGAAAATCCACAGGAATTGGGCCAAAGGGCACACTGATGTTTAAGGCTTGGACATCCTCCCGCTCCCTGATATCCATCCAAGGGTTGTAGGCTACAGCTGGTAGGCCCTCCGGAACATTGGGATCAGGAGCCAGGGTGATGTTTTCCAAGGGATACAACTTCTGAAATTCCTAGGAGAAAAACATACATAGCCACAAGGTTGCTACTCATTTGGCAAAATAACAAGACTGTGTTTTCTGAAAGCCTAAGATACATTTACTTGGTGCTAATGCTCCCCAGGTACTCACCTACCCTCGCCTGCTATCTACCTTATGCCACTCTTGTAAGACCTAAACAGTAACAAAATCCTAAAACATGTTGCCGATGATGACAACAGCAACTGTTCTCTCCTCTCACACACAAGTGCCCTCCTGCTCCTGTCCCCACTTTTCTCCCATACAAAGGTGTGGTGAAGCACATTGGGTTTCCAAAACCTCCCTCAGCTTCAGTGAATCATGAGGAAAACTCACAGGATTTAGCAGAAGGTCTCAATTACTAGAGTGAAAAGATTTCAAACTGAATAAGCAAAGGAAAATCAAACATGAAGGCATGTCTGGAGGAACCCAATGCCAAGCTTCTGAGTCCTTCCCTAAGAATTTCACATAGGAGGCACATACTGCCCCAGCTAGTTGAAAGACAGTGCATGTAAAATGCTGCCAACCAGTGAAGCTCATTAAAACTGCAGGACCCAGTTTTGACATGGGGCACTCCCCCTGGACCATAAAAATTCAGACGGAAGGAAAGTGGTGATTCAGCATATACCATGTCTGTCAAAACCACTTAGGCACTTCCAAATCAAAGTTCCCAGCCTTATATGCAGACCTCTGATAGGCTAGCAGCTAGGCAGCTTTGTGAACTCTTTTTCAGCAAGAAAGCAGAAGAGGTTGAATGTCACAAGCTTCTCCCAAAGGGGCTGAGAGCTCCTGCTATGAGGGCAAGATCTTCAAGGCTAATCAAACCAGATGCCTACAACATCAAAGAGCATACTTCCTGGTCTATACTCTCATTTATAACTGAGGGACATGCTTTATAAAGTGaaaagcccagaaaaaaaaaaaggaagcagagaaaatctggaaaagtttattttaaaggaCTTTATATGTTCTAAATGACATAGAGAAGCATAAGATTTGAAGTGCCAAGGAACAATTCTGTCTCCTGACACAGAGCCTAATGTGTCAGCCTTAGGGAGGAATGACAGTCTGGGAAGGGGGCTTCATGTTTCCTGGGATTATTTCCCTTTTGGCTTCTGGTGGTTTTGCCTCACCTCTGTAGGATATCATTATACAATCCTACCTGCATGACGAgttcaaacaaaagaaatcaaaccTTCAGTGGTGGAAAGCAGGAAACTAAGCATTTCTTGCAAGGCTctcttgtttacttgtttgttttgttttgttttgtttctttgagacatggtttctctgtgtaccatggttgtcctggaactctctaagtagaccaggctggcctcaaactcaaagagatccacctacttctagGCGCCACCACCAGCATCCAGCTTCTTATAAGATTCTTACATGTTCTAATATTACTTCTTGTTCTTGAACCTTGACTACCACCATTCCAAGTACACCTAGTAACCATCACGAATCCTGGCAGGTTATGACCACCTTCAATACACAAATGGTTCTCTGTGAATAAATAACACAGATATCACAGATACAAGGCTATATTGGATTAGCTCTCAGGCAGCTCTTCACCTTGGGGTATCTGAAGGGGATATGTGGCTTGTGATACCCAACTGCCAGGAAGAAAGGACTGACAGATGATTTCAACTTTTCCAACAATCGAATGGCTTCCTCTGTGCTCTGTTTGTCAGGCAAGGTGCCTTCGGGCACATCTGCCACATCCACAGGACAAAGCAGGTTGGCATGGAGTTTTCCATCTTTTCCCCTACAtgtctttcaaaacaaaatatacaaCATCAGTCTATTAGATTCAATATCTAGAAATCCTGACAGTTCAACACTGAATGAAAAGCACCATAAACCACTCACAGTGAACAGGCAAATGAAAAGCAGAATTGAACCAGCCAATATTTGTCCTTTCTCCAGACAGGGGTAAAAAACATATAACACTCAGTTTATTGCTGTGAATCCTGCTTCCAGACCATAACTAATTAAAGGACACCAAAATAAACTATCAAAAGGATATCAAAAGGCTACCATCTTCAGCTCAAAACTTGATCCAGAGTGAGCATCAAAATTCCACTAAGTGAAGTGATCACATTATTGCTTAAAGTTAaggttttaatttattatttgtatatgtgtacacatgtgtttgTACACATGCCAGTGAACATTTCGGGGGATACATAAGAAAAGTAGAGGTTGACTTCAGTTGTTGCTCAGAAGCTATTcacactttgtttttttgagaaagggtctctcactgagacaTTAGGCTTGGCTGGCTgggcagcaagctccagggacctGCTTGTGTCCCCAACACTGGCTTCTTGATAGGTGTTAGGAGTAGAGcttggtcctcatgcttacagagcaagcactttactgagctGTGACCTTGACCCAAGTTAAGGTtttagaatgagaaaaaaaaaataacccaatcAGTCAGGCAGTCGTGATAGagcatgcctctaattccagcagtatgagggaagctgaggcaggattatGACTCTGACGCCAGCCCTGGTTTCAGAGCAAGTTCCAATCCAGCCTGATTGGACTCTGTATTAATACACTGTAAAAAATAATCTCACAAAAAGTACATGGTATGACCATCAAACCAATTGCTAACATTTGTTTTGATAAGACATTACAGCAAGCAAAAGCTACAAAAATCAGAGTTTAACAGCttaaaagaaaatgcaatatatttatttaatggtTCATTTGTTAGGCAAGAGACAGTGCTTCCTCGGCCCATTACAGATTTACCTTAGTGTTTTCATACTTCTCTGAAGATGGATGATAAGGTGGAAAAGACCAACTATATGGAGAATCATCACTGTGATTGGAAGATATACCTTAAATGAGAGGAAAGAATATtgttaaataaaatgtgaaaggTCCTTTAATACTCTATTGCCAAATTAAAACTGAACAACTATGCAAGTACCTCCTCCACTCTttgggcctcagttttctcacctATAAACTCAGGAAGTCAATCTAATCTGTTTCTACTAAGACCAATTATTCAGGTCATCATTTTAGTAATAAGCATTTAACTTCCAACTTCCTAAGCCTTGTGAAATTTATACTATTCCCTATCTATGAAAGAAATTCAAAATGGCAAGATCAGCCATCCTGGCATATTGGTATAGTTCCTCAGAATCCAAGCTAGAGATTCTTGACCACCCTAAGGAAGCAACAAGGACCTAAGGAGAAAGCCAAAAAGCATTGTCACCACCATGTGACAAATGAACATAAGGAGGTTCACAGAGGACCCATGCCTTGCACAGTGCCAATACAATAGATGAATGAGCCAAGACTCCAATCCATGACTTCACCTCCAAGATCACAAGTACTCAATCTATAAAGTGTACCTCTAGCCCAAAGCTTAGTAGTTTACTGTGTACCAAGCAAAACAAATA from Meriones unguiculatus strain TT.TT164.6M chromosome X, Bangor_MerUng_6.1, whole genome shotgun sequence encodes the following:
- the Ids gene encoding iduronate 2-sulfatase isoform X2 yields the protein MSPPRQLPLPPLPPPPPPGWRLISLLLGFWIALESAAQGNSDTDALNVLLIIVDDLRPSLGCYGDKLVRSPNIDQLASHSIVFQNAFAQQAVCAPSRVSFLTGRRPDTTHLYDFNSYWRVHSGNFSTIPQYFKENGYMTMSVGKVFHPGISSNHSDDSPYSWSFPPYHPSSEKYENTKTCRGKDGKLHANLLCPVDVADVPEGTLPDKQSTEEAIRLLEKLKSSVSPFFLAVGYHKPHIPFRYPKEFQKLYPLENITLAPDPNVPEGLPAVAYNPWMDIREREDVQALNISVPFGPIPVDFQRKIRQSYFASVSYLDTQVGHLLSALDDLHLANNTIIAFTSDHGWALGEHGEWAKYSNFDVTTRVPLMFYVPGKTAPPVGEGEKLFLYRDPFDVSSELMKPGRLVTDLVELVSLFPTLTGFAGLPVPPWCPIPSFHVELCREGQNLQKHLQPHDLEEDPYFLGELYFVDSDPLQDHNVYNDSQHGGLPHSLKP
- the Ids gene encoding iduronate 2-sulfatase isoform X3, which codes for MSPPRQLPLPPLPPPPPPGWRLISLLLGFWIALESAAQGNSDTDALNVLLIIVDDLRPSLGCYGDKLVRSPNIDQLASHSIVFQNAFAQQAVCAPSRVSFLTGRRPDTTHLYDFNSYWRVHSGNFSTIPQYFKENGYMTMSVGKVFHPGISSNHSDDSPYSWSFPPYHPSSEKYENTKTCRGKDGKLHANLLCPVDVADVPEGTLPDKQSTEEAIRLLEKLKSSVSPFFLAVGYHKPHIPFRYPKEFQKLYPLENITLAPDPNVPEGLPAVAYNPWMDIREREDVQALNISVPFGPIPVDFQRKIRQSYFASVSYLDTQVGHLLSALDDLHLANNTIIAFTSDHGWALGEHGEWAKYSNFDVTTRVPLMFYVPGKTAPPVGEGEKLFLYRDPFDVSSELMKPGRLVTDLVELVSLFPTLTGFAGLPVPPWCPIPSFHVELCREGQNLQKHLQPHDLEEDPYFLGGYS